In Schizosaccharomyces osmophilus chromosome 1, complete sequence, the genomic window CAAAGCTACacaatcaaagaaaataccCATCGTAGGATATTTAAACTGATAAGTGGACTGTTATAAGATGCCATTGCAATACATAGTTAGCGACACTAAGAGTGGCTTTGATCAACTCAAGATCGAAGACACCAAGGAAGTTCAATCCCTTAAGCCTAATGAGGTTCAGGTAAATCTCAAGGCAGCTTCTCTCAACTACAGAGATTTGATTATTACGAAGGGCATGTATCCTCTTCATTTGAATCTTCCGATAGTTCCCGGCTCTGATGGTGTCGGTGTTGTTGAAAAGGTCGGTAGTGATGTGGATGAATATAAGCCTGGCGACAAAGTGGTTTGCAATTTCTTCGCTGATTACGTTGACGGAAAACCAACCCAGCACGGCTATGGTAGTGCCTTGGGTGGTACTGTAAACGGTGCTTTCCGCAAAGTTGGTTTCTTCCCTGCTCATGCCCTGAATCATGCACCTAGGAACTTAAGCTTCGAAGAGACATCCACTTTGCCTTGTGCTGCCGTGACTGCATGGAATGCCTTGTTTGGTAGCGAGGATAAATTGAAACCGGGTCAAAATGTCTTGATCCAGGGTACTGGTGGTGTTTCCATCTTTGCTCTCCAATTCGCCGCTGCTGCTGGTGCTCGTACCACAgtactttcttcttccgaTGAGAAACTGAAAATTGCCAAGAATTTGGGTGCTACTAACTTGATCAATTACAAGACGAACCCCGAATGGGCCAAACCTGCTTTGGAAGCTACCGACAATGTTGGTTATCATCATGTCGTCGAAGTCGGCGGTGAAAAAACATTGGGTCAATCTTTGGATGTCTTGGTTTTAGGCGGAGTCATCAGCTCTATTGGTTTCCTTGCTCAAGAAGGTGCCAGCCTTAACGTCACCTCATTGATTGGCAAAATTCTCAACAAGAATGCCATCATTCGTGGTATCTTTGTTGGACATGTCCACATGTTTGCAGACATGATTGCTTGTATTGAGGCAAACGATATTCACCCTCTCGTTGACAAGGTATTTCCCTTTGAACAGCTGAGGGAAGCTTATGACTACCTATGGAGTCAAAAGCACGTTGGTAAGGTTGTTCTCAAGATTGATTCTTAAATATAAGTGAAGTGAGGCAAAGACGATAAGCAGCTTTTCACTTAAGACTAGCTATGAAGCAGAGTAGTAACCTTTCCTGAATAAGCGACCATTTACGATTATATAAGCTGTTGAAGGGATTTGTCACAGGTTGGATCTCACTTGTTATAAGTTAGTGTCATTGTCATGAAtggtatacgatattacttATATTTTGATACAATAAACGtattgtattatcaaatGCGTTATTACATAAAGtaaatgttcatttttgcgatAGAAAACTTTAAAAATTCTAGAATAAAGgttgaaaagaagcttaCGAATTCTAGAAAGATATATGTGTATACCTCTAGTTGAAAGCTCAAATCTCCAGATTGGAAAATTCGACAGGTGTAGCTTCATGAATACAATTATCGTTTACTTAGGGAGTCAAGTCGACGCACTATGAGATAATATTAGTGGATCCAAATATATTTAGAATACAAGGTTTTTTCAACCCATAAACTCATACGCTAATGATATATTTAGCGGCGTAGAAACAAAGCTGTGACAGCCTAGTAGGATGTGAATTCATACAAAAGACGAACaacattttgttttcaaatcttATAATATGAAATTGTTCACGATTCAACCGCGACAAAATACCACAGATAGAGCTGAGTAGGGATGGATCTTACAAGACATCAAGTCAAATAAAATACTGGACGAGTACGTCAACTTTAGTAGTCAGATAGACAACTGGAGGcgtctacggccacacctaggcgaaaacaccagttcccgtccgatcactgcagttaagcgtctgagggcctcgttagtactatggttggagacaacatgggaatccggggtgctgtaggctccatctttttttggtggCTTTTTGTACTTGTtgaacaatttcttctaaacAACGGTAAGTATTTCTCTTGTTTACAAACGTCTTCATATTCCATAAATGTGCAACCTCCTACTATTGCAACGAACGGTTACCTGTGAGGTAACACTTGAGTTTTTAGAGAagattaaataaaataaacaaaccgaTCGTATTCAAACgtaaattaaattaataTATAGAGATTTCTTACAATGAATCCTAGAACAGTACCAAAAATTGGCGATGAGGAAAGAGAGGAAGCCAAATAAAActaatttaaataaataatgagAGCAATAGGGTTGCTTTgtcaatttttctcttccttaaaaattgaaagcgaagaaaaaaatgcatCGTCCTTTTGTTGATGCTTTGGAAGCGTAAGTGAACTGGTTTCCTCAGTTGAATATCCAAGGATGCAAATAAGACTGTGGTAACATATCCAACACACGACACCAACAGTTTGTCCAAGACCTGTGAAGATGGACTTTATGCCATTGACAAGAAATTTTGCAAGTAATATTGCGACAAGCATTTCTAATGTCACAACTGCTACCGCGAGAGTACAACGAAATATAAAATCtagttttgaaaaatccaaaaagccTACTAAAACTAACACAACGAAAATCAACGTCAATTTAAGCATCACAATAGAACCAACCGcaaagataaaaaagaacagtGGATAAAACACCTGCACcggaaataaaaaatgttcGGAAACGACCCCAAGACCACCCACAATAAAAATTAGTGCTTTAGCCACGAGCCATGCTACCCAAATTATAGGCCGACTGGATACTAGTTTTTGTTAGCAAATGCATGCTTAAGAATTTTTTcgattagaaaaaatattactTACCGTAAAATACACCGAAAGAAGTTGCCCAtgttaaaaagaattgaccTAAAGgacaaaagaaatcccAAGCATATCCAACTTTGCTAGATACATGTACTAaccaagaaagaaagtcaTAGTGGTAAAAGGCTGCTAATGAGCACAATAAAGATAAAACCAATGTCGAAATACAGTGAACCGTTCTGTTTTGGAAGATTACATTTTTAGGGAAGTGACgttttgtttcttccttaTACTCAGCTAAAAAAGTATAGGCGTTGGCTTTAATCTTGTTCTCTTTTATATCATAATAATCTTTATCcggaaacaaaaaaacaaggaaagCTACTACCTTGTTTCGTTTGATTTTTGGAGAACCTGACCCGAATGATTCTTTAATATCCTGCGGTGTATTCAAAGGAAGCCCCTTTTCAAGATCAATGTTGAAAGCATGGCCCTCAGGAGGAACACTTGAATCCAAGCTAGGCTTCTCTTCAGACATACTCATACAAAATTAATATCAATTGGCAAGAATTAAAGGCAAGGATGTTGGTTTCAATAAGAAATTTCGCATCACTTACGCAACGTTGAGTCACAAGAGCAAGTAACATCTTGTAACTTGGCTTTTATTTacagaaacagaaaaatgtaaacaaagcaactttttcaaaaaaaaatcaaaatgcTCACACCCTGGATTTAACAGTAAGTATAGCGTTTGATTGTTAGTGCTTGTCTAACACCGAAACTCGAATATAATCTTGATTTCTTGGGAACTAAAAAGTTAAGGAaaaattattctttatttgagAGAATGCAATAAGTCTGCAAAGttagttcttttttttttagcttCTCTCATTTCCTTTACAACCTGTCGACCAGTCTCcctttatatttcttcCGACTGTTTACTTGGCATatacaaattgaaaagtctCGAATCTAAGTTAGGTAGATGGCTCAGACCGAGCttactttctctttcaaacttttttgaacagAAAACCAATGGTAAAGCatcctttgtttgttgtGAGTAGTTTGTTTCCAGTCCCAAatgtcaacaaacaaacgTCTTGAAAAGGTATAAATAGAGGTCGAACTCTCCCTTTTTCAACCAAGCAAGCATATCAATCACATGCatccaaaagcaattctttctcAATCAAACTCGAGagctttgtttcttgtaGATGAATTGCGAAAACAGGACCTCGTTTTAGTCTTTTGTTGACAAAACTCACAAAATGAGCGCTCCTTGGATGTATCACTGCTTTGCTTCGTTAAAAGATGAATAAGCAGAAGGCGTTCCACTCGGTTGCTTTCCCATTGCTCCAATACCTTTTTCCTCATATatcttaaaaaattgtGATGAACGTTTCGATACTCTTCTTGAATTTCATTctcttattctttttttcaattaataACCTTTTCTCGTGAACCTTTATGACACAATTTTTGAGTATGATCCCTTTGATTCCCTCCTTTTCTAACATTTCAGCTTTCTCTTTGATTGATTcccttttttgattttaacTTCTTTCCCTTGTAAACTGGTTTTATCCCCCGTTCTTTTCCTTAAGACTCTTGCTTCTagcatttgtttacatttcaaaaagcaaagcaacGCACGAGTAATTGTATCTCGTCTactattattatttatgtaCGTGTTGAACAAGACAACTCAGCAGCGAGCATAAGATTTTAGTATTCGACTATAGATTCGATTCTGGTGGTTGCTggcgtttgtttacattccAAAATGTAATTTGCAGCATTCAAAAGGTCGAGTTCCAACTGCTCCTATTATTCATGTACGTGTTAAATTGAACCTTTTTAGCAACGAGCATGAGATAAGAGTATTTGAGAACAGACTCAACGGATGTTTGCGTTCCTGGCATAATCGTTTCTCTCAATAGTGATGTTGAATCAGTCGACCTTTCGAAGCATTGACTCTGGCCAAGTCAAGCTTTGGGGTTTATGTTCCAAAACCGAATTGAGTTGAAATTGATAATATAGAACAGGAGTTGCATCTTGGCATGAAATACAATACGCTGATCTCTTAAACCAAGTTGATCCTTTTCTTAAGCATCCAGCGTTGATGATTTATTCAGTAAGGGGACGTCACAGATAATTCCAAAGGTTTCCTAGGACGAATCGAGTAACTCTTTGTCACTAGTCCGCTTTTCTGGTTGTgtctgtttgtttactggaGGAAATCTCAATGCTACGTCCTTTGAGCAAAGACAACTTGTTTCCTAACTCAAACTAAActaaaattcctttttcaataaatctCCTTTGCCTTCTTATACTGTTCAACTCGtacaaaataaattcattatattttttcatttatgcTCAGTCCCTTTATAACAAAGAAGCATAAATAAGTCAATGAATAATAAAATTCCAAACCTATAGATGCTAATTTTCTGTAATAAACTTGTCAATTTACATCTCTGACTGTATTTGTATAATTTAGCTTTCATGAACGTAAATAAACACCACAGTAACCATTTAcggagaaaaaaaatccaaaaaccTTTTGATTATTAAGTTTTTAAGCAAATTgagtttatttttttcgcttttgTAAGTATTTACCGCCTTTGGGATCACTACCGTCGCTAGAAAGTCTAATTGCTGACAACATTCATAGCACTGTTTGAAACAAGTCAGTaggatttttatttacttgtAAACTAagaagttttgttttgaattcGACCTTGCTGACGAAGTCAACTTTCTAATACCATTCTCAACGGATTACCATGGAAATCACGGAAATGCAGGATCCTTTGGGCGCTTCTGCTTATTCCGTTTTTCCAATACCGCTGGACAAACACAATAAGAAGTCGGTTTTTTATACGAGATTTCTCACACCCCATAAATTTGCTTTATGTTTATTAGTTGAATTTTACGCCCAGCATGCTACTGCTCCGAGTTGTTCAGCTTCATTTCTGGATATAATCTTGGAGTACTTTGACGTATGTTTTTATCGACTCATTTCTGTCAAGTATTGTCTTCTAATGATTTCGATTTTTAGTCATCTAATTCGTTGCCTCAGAGTTTGATTGACCTGTATAATATAACAACTAAACTTCCAAGCACTATAGATAGTTACAGTGTTTACGATTTATTACACGAACGTGTATGTCTTTACCTCATGTATAGCATTTTTTTGATGCAACTAACAAAGTATCACTCTAGCTATGGTCCTTACACTCATATGAAGATATTCATGAAATCTTCATGTCCTTGGGAAGTTATATTACAAACTTATACGAGCCTGATGAAGAGCCACCTTCTCACATGTTATTCTCGCCGTCTTCAGTTTTGTCTGTCTTTCTACGAAAATGCGTGGTAGAATATGAACAGCTATCTTTCGAACAGGGAGTTGAGTTCTTTAagtcttttcttgaatacCGCTCCCCATCCATGAATTTTCGTAAAGATGGAGTGGAATACTGTAAAGTGAACGTACGGCATGAACTATTAGGTCTCGCGAGTAACCAGACTTTACTTCAACTCGCATTCGGGAGTACTCCAGGTTTGGATTTCTGTGCAGTCACGAACTTAGCTAATATTGGATAGGTTGTCATGCAACTCAAGATATTGAAAGGCTTATTCAATTACAAATCCAGCACATGCAGCGTAcgtattttatttattggaTTTTTATTGACTTGAGAACCTTTCTAATTGTATTTCTTCAGGTTATGGATGTTTTTTACCAGAGGAGATGAAACGTAAACTCCACGATATTTTAGAAGCCGAAGGGAACCACTTGAACACAAGCTATCACTTCAggtatttctttctttgtcttATTTATCTAACTGATTAGGTTCTTAAATGCTTGGTTCAATGGGGACTATCAACAATCTATAGAGAACCTTTGCAGATACTTTGACCATGTCATGCATTCGAATGAACGAGTCTCCTACCAATACGCTTTGCTGAATCTTAGTATCTTGCAAGCTGACTTTGGATGTGACAAAGAAGCCCTGCGCGCTATAGAAGATACGATTAATACTGCACGGGAAAGCGGTGATATTGCTTGTCTAAATTTTGCTTTGGCTTGGATGTATGAATTTAAACGTTCTCagcttccttcttctaaagacaaaaatcctgaagaagaaaaccatATCCTGGAGCATCTAGCTATCAATAGTCAAAGTGCTCAAATCCCTGTTTTACAATCCACGGTTCATTTAATGCAAGCCCAAcattttttggataacGGCAGTAACATGGTAGGagttttttccaatttgaCAAAATCCTTTGCTTTGCAATGTCACAGCGAATCCTTCCATAGCTTTTCAAGATACATGGATCTTTTACAAGAAACATGGTATCGACTAGGCTGTTTCTCATTAAGTTTTAACTATATCAGTCTTTATCAGAATAGCTTTTTCCAGGAAGCTTCTGTGATTGATTTGGTCAAAAGCTACATGAATAAAGCCAGAAGACTAGTTGAGAATGGTAATTGGTCGGACGTTTCTGCGACTTTACAAATGGCTAAAATGGAGTCGGAACGTTCTTTTCAGTCTGTTCACTTTTATGGCCGTGAAAAGTGTTTTCTGTATCTGGATAAAGCAATAAATGAGTAAGGGTCCACGTTTCCTTGAGTTACTAATGATAtttttacagaaaaaactaCAAGACAGCAacgtttcttttaaaaagctTGAATGGTTTCCGACATAGTAAGGAATCCCTATTCAACACTCATTATTACAGCCTCAAGCTTGACATAAGTTTGGGCAACTTCAGCCAGGTATGATGATATGACAGCAATTTGCTAACTGAAACAGTGTATAGATGCGGTTGAGAATCTTTTGGAGGACGATACGAACCTTACGGTCGAGTGGAAAGTAAAGCTGATGCTTCTCAAAGTTGATATTTACATTGTATgtacaataaaaaagttgatGACTTCTAACTGCctcagaaaacaaatgttttACATCGAGCCATCTTTGAACTCTTGAATGTTATTGAAATTTCCTCATCATCATTCTTGAGGCTCTATCTCTTAGAAGCATTATGTCTTTTGTGTTTAATCGGAAGTCTGGATTGCATCAAGGCTACTGAgcttttggattctttaaTACCCGAGGTAATTGCATCCGGTAATAAGGCATTGGTGGCATTATCGTTTTATTCATATGCGTCCATTCAGGTCTCCAGTTATGACAAGTTAAAGGCATCAAGAATATTTATTACGAAGTTGTTAGACAATGCATTCGATGGTATGAGGcactttttattttgtatttttctttaccacTAACGTTGAAAGGTTACAAAAGCTGCCATATGAAAGATATGCAACAGCAAATAGCGCTTTTAAAAATCCAATTTCTGAAGCAGATCAAGGATAACCAAGCAAGTCGTTACACCGAACAGTATTATAAAGAACTATTTATGCAAAACGAGTGAAGATTGGTTTAGATCATCCAATTGAACAACGGATTACCTTTTCAATCATGATAAGACGAATAATGACTACACGTTCAAGTTTCCAAGGTTTAGTCTTTTACCAACTGAATGACCTTTACTAAGAAActatatttttaaaattctATCACCTCATACACGGTTACTTATAAGCTACTTCTTAAACTACAAATGGACTAATCAATCcatcaaaaataatataaaataacTGAAAGGAACAGCAATCTTTGATCTAGATGAAAGTATCATAAGGAGCAGGATGAAGAGTGATGGGCTTGTTTTGTTCAGTAGCAACAAAGTGGGCCTTGACGGGAGGAGTAGGTTGACGACGGAGTTGGACAGTCTTACCTTCAGTCTTAGCCTCCTTACGCTTTTGCTCGTTGAGCTTGACACGGTTCAAGAAATCTTGACGGCACTTGGAGTGCTTAACGTGCTCAATACGGACGTTGACGCGCTTCTCCATGTAACGGTTGCCAACGATCTTGTAGATCAAGACACCGACGGAAGATTGAGTAACGTTGTAGACGATACCAGTCTTACCATGGTAGTACTTGTGAGGCATACCCTTTTGGACGGCACCATTAGCCTTAATGTCGACGATGTCACCAACCTTGTAGGTCTTCAAGTAAGTGGACAAACGAATTTGACCATGCTCTCTGAAGCCACGTTGGAAGGTGTAACGGGTACGAGCTCTGAGACCGAATGAGTGAGGCATTGCTGTTCCTGGTTAAGCGCAGGATGTCTGTACAATTTCTCTTTGTGGTGTAGAAACCGCCGTGACTGCTTTTTGGAGTTCGTTATACTACACTATATCATTTAACATCCGCGCTGTAACGATATGACAGATTTCATTCAAGCCAAGATTAATGTCAGAAAGAATGGTTTAATGCCGTTTGTATGAGTATATTTCTAGTAATTTTCAATCCTACAATACTGAATATTATGCGTCTTGTTTATGAAACAACCAGCTTAGCAACCGttgaatttattgatcACCCATCAGAAACACATCCAAAGGTGggaaaacgaaaatgtATACTAAATTCCCTGAACGACAAAATCATAATGTTGCAGATCagcttaaaaaaaggaaaataattAACTCATAGCAATACACCCAAGAAATTTAACACGTAGGCTTCTATAGCTGTACTGACGAATTGACTACTAACCGTATTTAAGCAAGTCCTTTGAGAGCACGTCTGCGGTCACGCTCTTCAGTAATGCTGAGCTTGACACCCTTGCCCTTAGGCAAAGAGATCCAGCTCTTGTTGGTCTCACCAATAACGAAGACGTTGGAGAGACGAGTAGCGAACTCACGGTCCAAAGCATCCTTAACGTGGATGATTTCAAAGGAACCAAGGTGGTGTTCACGGTGAATGATGGTACCAACACGGCCCATGTTACGGCCACCGGTGACCATGACTTGGGCAGAAGTATCAAACTTGATGAATCCTTCAATCTTGTTGGTTTCCAAGTTAAGCTTGACGGTATCGTTGACCTTGATCAAAGGATCAGGGTAGCGAATGGTACGGCCGTCATGAGTGACGATGAAAGGAATACCCTTGGCACCCAATTGGACACGCTTAACCTTGCAAAGCTTGTACTTGGCTTCTTCAGCAGTGATGCGGTGAACAGTGAAACGTCCCTTAATATCATAAACAAGACGGAAGTGTTCACCAGTCTTCTCAATGCTAATAACATCCATGAAACCAGTAGGGAAAGTGTTGTCAGTACGAACCTTTCCGTCGACCTTGATCAAACGTTGCATGAGAATAGCTCTAACCTCACGACCGTTCAAAGCATACTTAAGACGGTTGCGCAAGAAGACGATCAAGGGAAGGCACTCACGAGCCTTATGAGGACCAGCAGAAGGCTTGGGAGCGTAAGTACCAGAGAGCTTGTCTAAAAGCCAGTGGTGAGGGGCGGCGACACGCTTTAAATGCTTTTTGGGTCCGCGAACCATTGTCTATCGTCGTGGTTAAAACTCGCTTTTCGCCTAAACGGTTTCGCAGGAGCAAGTGTGTGACTGCTTTTTTCGACAACAAACCTTTTTCCATTAATTACCTGTAAATAGCAACCATAATATatctttattgtttttatagTATACTAAACGGTTATTATTTCAATgattttcaataaatatGTTTTAATGGATGTCTGTTTTGTTGAAGTGATTTCAACGTGATGTATTAAAGGTAGTCAGTTGAACAAGAATTTTGCTACTCTAGTACCAATGGAATatgtttccttctttttcacttgctttttctttataaattaGAATTTTATCATTTTACTCCTTCAGGAAATTGCACGCACTTTTGCGAGCTCTTTGTTCCTCACTACTTCAGGTGCGAAACAAGAATATCATCTCAGTTTTACAGCATAATTCATATCTTAATTATATATAGGTATATATTCGTTCTCGAATTTAGCAGCATCGGTGCTCAGTTGGTACTAATTTACAACATGGATAGTGTAACTATCAAGGATGAGACGATTGCATATAAACATTATCCTAATGATAATTCAAAGATTGCGATTTTAGCACATCCATATGCATATTTAGGTGGATCTGTAGATGATGCTTGTATTGTTATCATGGCCGAAAGGcttcaagaaaaaggcTACAGTGTTTACGTTTTAGATTTTAGCAGCCTGCCTTCCTCCTGGTTTAGTGGTAAAAGAGATGCAAGGTTGTTCTCTGTATTTACGCACCATATAGTTGAAACTCATTCACCAAGCCACGTCCTCATCGGCGGTTACTCTTATGGTGGAAGAATTGCAATGCATCCTTCAATCCGGCAAGGATTGGATTTCGATTCTATGAATATAAGTTTTATATTCTTAGCTCCCTATCTTGGCCTAGGGAGTGGGCTTTTGACGGGTTATTGGAATGTAAAAGCAGAAGGATTTCCTCAAAAAGCATCTATTCTTTATATTGTTCCGACGAATGATGAGTTTACCGGTTTAAATACTTTTCAGTcgtttttttctaaattgaaaaatcaatGCTCATTGTCAACGATGGTTGAATTGCATGAATGCTCccatttcttgaattttaaaaagcaaaaagaactttCTAAAATTCTTGATGAATGGATAGAATGAATGTTATCTTATAAAAGAAGTATGTGAATTCTCAGGTTCATTAAAACTACTTTGACCgatataaaaaaagccAAATCTGTAAGAATGCTTCTAAATCTTTATTACTTTaacatattttttctttttaactAAATatctttcattcttttattcaCGAAGTTTGTGAAGGCGCATTTGTCCTCCCATGGTAAAtatatgtttgtttacatttatGGGTTTCAGGATATAGCGCAtctccaaaagaaaaaataactGGAAACTCCCACACAGCAaatctgaaaaagaagaaatgataTTCTCTAgtttgtcttttctttttggtttccttgTACTTGCCTTTGCTTTAGCTGAGTCACTAGTTTCAAATGGGGATATTTACCTTGGTACTCACAATGCATCCTCCATTCTAGAAACCCAAGAAATCTGGTTTGTGACTTTTACTAAAAGTGGAGAGGCTTTCAAAGACTTTAATGATATCTGGGAAGCTTCCTCTAGCGCATATCCAAATCTTCATCATGCCAAAGTGTTTTGTGATTTGGAATCCGGTACGGACAACACAATTGGTTATTTAGACtaacaaaaacagaattttgcaaaagtcAAGGCGTACTTGAGTATCCTCAGATTGCTGTTTTACGCAACGGAGCCTGGATGAGAAATGTTTTGGACGACAGTCATCATTCGGTTGATTCGGCGTTGGAGTTTGTCGAAGCCCATTTAACTTACTGTCAATTGGAGTCCTTAAAGACCGGTTCCAACTGCCTAACGGAGGAAAATTATGATGAGCACTTGGATTCCCGGGAAGCAGTTTTTGGACTAGAGGAAGACGAATCCTGGAAAAGAGTCAACTCTTTAAGAAAAGCCGTGAATCTAGTATTTCGAGATTTTCTTGAAGATTCTGAAAATATCCTTTCCGATAGAGCCTTTGTTATGTTTTATTCCACTACCAAATGTCCAGATTGCTTTCAGTGGGAGCCTATCTGGTTAAGCATTACCCGGGATGTAGCTGATGAATTGACTATGGGATACGTCAACTGTGATAGTGAAGAAGACCTATGTGCTTATTACCATGTGGATAAATATCCCACATTTAtagcttttcaaaagctgGATGCTATTAAATATGAAGGTCCGCTAAATTATCGAGAGTTATCACGTTACGCCAATCAGTTGGCAACTTACCAAACGTTACACGTCCAGCCGGAAGAAATTGAATCCATAGAACACACACATACAACgttcttcatcttcttccacGACTACGCTCTTACGTTAGAGGATGTACAGTCTCTTAAGCGTATGGAACTGTATCTTGCTGGCAATGCTCCTTTGTTTCAATCTGATTCCGCTGCTTTGGCCGAAAGATATGGAGTTCATGCCTTGCCGGCATTCGTTTCAGTGAGAAATGGTGagccttttctttaccaaGCGAATACACCACGTCAATTTCGCTCTCACGAAAGGATTCGTAATTGGATTCGCCAAGCATCGCTTCCATTAGCCTCAGAACTATCACCGGTCAATTGCCATAAAATGGTGGATCGAAAACTGAGCGTTATAGCACTGCTTAATCCAGAATCCGAAAGCTATTTAGGAGATCGAGCCAGTCTGTTaaactttggaaaacattGGTTCCAGTTTCAAAAGAGACGGGAACGCAATTTTATCTCACACCAGCGAGTGAAAAAGTACACAGCCTTGACAAAGGctaaaaaatcaaaaaatcaaaaaaaaatcgaacGGATCAAGTACTCGACTATAGAACATCCAATTTTCACCGAGTCAGTATCCTTTCTATGGACTGATTCCACTGTTTGGCAAACTTGGTTACTCACAAATCTAGGCTATTCAGAAACGTTAACTAGCGAAGTCACTGTGTTTATCGTGGATAATGAACGTGAGATCTTCTACACCCAAGGACACGACGGTAAACCTTTGAAGTTGGACGAAccatctttgttttccacTTTGAGAGCGATTCTTGACAACTCGAAATCAATTCCTCACCAAGAAATGGGTAAAGCAACTATGTGTGGCGGTGAGATATATCACAAAAGTGCATACTTCAAACCAATTATctattgtttatttttgtttttatcatGTATCATGATTATTGTACTCATACATAAGCGAAGACGAGCACAACCTTCTCGTATGCAACCCATTCTTGGTTTTATGGACTTTCATCCTTTAGTTACTGTTAAAGCAGActaattataaataaat contains:
- the pdi4 gene encoding ER membrane protein disulfide isomerase Pdi4 — its product is MIFSSLSFLFGFLVLAFALAESLVSNGDIYLGTHNASSILETQEIWFVTFTKSGEAFKDFNDIWEASSSAYPNLHHAKVFCDLESEFCKSQGVLEYPQIAVLRNGAWMRNVLDDSHHSVDSALEFVEAHLTYCQLESLKTGSNCLTEENYDEHLDSREAVFGLEEDESWKRVNSLRKAVNLVFRDFLEDSENILSDRAFVMFYSTTKCPDCFQWEPIWLSITRDVADELTMGYVNCDSEEDLCAYYHVDKYPTFIAFQKLDAIKYEGPLNYRELSRYANQLATYQTLHVQPEEIESIEHTHTTFFIFFHDYALTLEDVQSLKRMELYLAGNAPLFQSDSAALAERYGVHALPAFVSVRNGEPFLYQANTPRQFRSHERIRNWIRQASLPLASELSPVNCHKMVDRKLSVIALLNPESESYLGDRASLLNFGKHWFQFQKRRERNFISHQRVKKYTALTKAKKSKNQKKIERIKYSTIEHPIFTESVSFLWTDSTVWQTWLLTNLGYSETLTSEVTVFIVDNEREIFYTQGHDGKPLKLDEPSLFSTLRAILDNSKSIPHQEMGKATMCGGEIYHKSAYFKPIIYCLFLFLSCIMIIVLIHKRRRAQPSRMQPILGFMDFHPLVTVKAD